In Asticcacaulis sp. SL142, the sequence GTGAGGATTTTCTGACGCTTTACCCGCGCGTGGGCGATGCGCTGAATGGGGCATCGCGGCGTCAGGGTTCAGGGCGGTGACCGCGCTCAAGGAACGTACGGGGCCGTCCGACGGTGTTAGCGCAACTAAAATCGCCCGCACATGGATCGGCACGCCCTATCAGCATCAGGCCAGTCTCAAAGGGGTTGGTTGCGACTGTGTGGGGCTGATCCGCGGGGTGTGGCGGGAGCTTTATGGCGATGAGCCTATGGCCCTGCCGGCCTATAGCCCTGACTGGGCCGAGGTCGGCGGGTGTGAAATCCTGATTGAGGGTTTAGCACAACATTTTTCGCCGGTACCTTTGACGGAAGCCCACGCGGGCGATGTACTGGTGTTTCGCATGAAGTCGGGCGCGGTGGCCAAACATGCTGCGATTTTGCTGCACGATTTTGGCGATCCGCGGGCGCAGATCATCCATGCCTATTGGGGTCATGCGGTGGTGGCTTCGTGGCTCAGGCCGTTCTGGCAAAAACTGGCGGTGGTGGCGTTTCGGTTTCCAGTTTTGGGGTCTGGGGTCTGAGACCCCAGGTCTTTTTCTTGATCTAGGGGTTGTATGGCACAGGTTATTTTAAGCACGGTCGGCACCTATCTGGGCGGCCCGGTCGGCGGATTTATCGGCGCACAGTTAGGCTCCGCTATTGACAAAACCATCGTCAATTCGCTGAGCCCTACGCGCACGGTGGGGGCGCGCCTGAGCGGGGTGCGCCTGAACGCCAGCGCCCAGGGCGAGCCGGTAAAGCAGGTGTTTGGTCGCGCGCGTGTGGCGGCCACGGTCATCTGGGCGGCGGGCTTGAAAGAGAACCGTACCACCACCCGCGCCAGCAAATCATCGCCTAAGACCGAGAGCTTTACCTATAGCCTATCGATGGCGGTGGCTTTAAGCGAAGGGCCGATTGACGGTATCGGGCGCATCTGGGCCGACGGGCAATTGCTGGATCAGTCGAAGTACGTATACCGCCTGTATCTGGGTGACGATGAGCAAATGCCGGATGCCGCGATTGAGGCTATTGAAGGCCATGCCCCGGCCTATCGCGGGCTGGCCTATCTGGTGTTTGAGGATTTGGTTCTGACCGAATTTGGCAATCGTCCGCCCAATATTTCGGTCGAGGTTTTCCGTCGTCCAAAGGGTGATCATGACGATCTGGAAAGCCTGATTGACGGGGTGTGCCTGATCCCAGGGGCGGGGGAATTTATCTATGCGACGCAACCCAATGCCGTGCGTGAGGGGCTGACCGGCGCGCGTTTTGAAACGCAAAACACGCAGAATGGCCGCAGCGATTTTTTGGTGTCGCTGGCGCAATTGAAAGCGCATCTACCGAACGTCAAACGGGTCAATCTGGTCATAA encodes:
- a CDS encoding NlpC/P60 family protein, which encodes MTALKERTGPSDGVSATKIARTWIGTPYQHQASLKGVGCDCVGLIRGVWRELYGDEPMALPAYSPDWAEVGGCEILIEGLAQHFSPVPLTEAHAGDVLVFRMKSGAVAKHAAILLHDFGDPRAQIIHAYWGHAVVASWLRPFWQKLAVVAFRFPVLGSGV